In one window of Juglans regia cultivar Chandler chromosome 3, Walnut 2.0, whole genome shotgun sequence DNA:
- the LOC108994925 gene encoding chlorophyll a-b binding protein CP29.1, chloroplastic-like, whose translation MAATTAAATSSFIGTRLPEVYSNSGRFQARFGFGGKKSPPKKSVKPTTDRPLWYPGAKAPEWLDGSLVGDYGFDPFGLGKPAEYLQFDLDSLDQNLAKNLAGDVIGTRFEASDVKSTPFQPYSEVFGLQRFRECELIHGRWAMLATLGALAVESLTGVTWQDAGKVELIEGSSYLGQPLPFSITTLIWIEVLVIGYIEFQRNAELDPEKRLYPGGKYFDPLGLASDPEKKATLQLAEIKHARLAMVGFLGFAVQAAVTGKGPLNNWATHLSDPLHTTIIDAFTS comes from the exons ATGGCTGCAACCACTGCTGCTGCTACTTCCTCCTTCATTGGAACACGTCTGCCAGAAGTTTACTCCAACTCCGGCAGATTCCAAGCCCGATTTGGATTCGGAGGTAAGAAAAGCCCGCCCAAGAAATCGGTAAAGCCCACCACCGATCGTCCTCTCTGGTATCCGGGAGCCAAAGCTCCGGAATGGCTGGACGGGAGCTTGGTTGGTGATTACGGTTTCGACCCGTTCGGACTGGGCAAGCCCGCCGAGTACTTGCAGTTCGACTTGGACTCGTTGGACCAGAACCTGGCTAAGAATTTGGCCGGCGACGTGATCGGCACCCGATTCGAGGCCTCGGACGTGAAGTCGACCCCGTTCCAGCCCTACAGCGAAGTGTTCGGGTTGCAGAGGTTCCGTGAGTGCGAGCTCATCCATGGAAGGTGGGCCATGTTGGCCACACTCGGTGCACTCGCTGTTGAGTCGCTCACCGGCGTTACCTGGCAAGACGCCGGAAAG GTGGAGCTGATTGAAGGTTCTTCTTACCTTGGCCAACCCCTTCCATTCTCCATCACCACGTTGATATGGATTGAGGTTCTGGTAATTGGATACATCGAGTTCCAAAGAAACGCAGAGCTGGACCCGGAGAAGAGGCTTTACCCCGGCGGGAAGTACTTTGATCCTCTAGGCTTGGCCTCCGACCCAGAGAAGAAGGCCACCCTCCAATTGGCAGAAATCAAGCACGCCCGCCTCGCCATGGTTGGCTTCCTTGGCTTTGCCGTCCAAGCTGCCGTCACCGGAAAAGGCCCTCTCAACAACTGGGCAACCCATTTGAGTGACCCTCTCCACACCACCATTATTGACGCCTTCACCTCTTAA